A genome region from Arachis duranensis cultivar V14167 chromosome 6, aradu.V14167.gnm2.J7QH, whole genome shotgun sequence includes the following:
- the LOC110273285 gene encoding uncharacterized protein LOC110273285: MAARNQTKDLKCATHLLNDKFRNMTEEKKAIVRDLGFGGLMHIPPLRVDHQLLRELANNFKLGENKLKTGYGSFHITPKKIGDALGINATGDLFPEKVDYKKLSDDDKIIYRRFQGKTLKSLTDEMMEIGVGNEEERLMFKRIFILYIQMAFLLPTTINKISPVHLVPIFKMDGIEERNRGGIMDSRKRKQRQEESDSDSESESEPSDESEESSPAEKEKKKKKTKTTPKNERYEISSDELDEWLMENVDKSAAEGDNQADLRSTEGRYVSSETLPAVNLRSDDPSSQGRTEQSSVNQPSQSMLTPTNSNMMVVREQTPSEALAIVPIQFFVPPSQQTTTDADSEPTPMLQIEGARETTPETPKQLQETTPKLPPAPTKIHPDAEEAAALLMMARTASYVPKTDLPMPSFSLGLTDSSQEGASTQETEREKSPEAATKKLSSHPYTVEMWQSFRFLLLFATRDIGGYG, from the exons ATGGCAGCAAGAAACCAAACTAAAGACCTGAAATGTGCCACACATCTCTTGAATGATAAGTTCAGAAACATGACTGAGGAGAAGAAGGCGATTGTGAGGGATCTTGGATTCGGTGGGTTGATGCACATCCCACCACTGAGGGTGGATCACCAACTCTTAAGGGAGCTGGCAAACAACTTCAAACTTGGGGAGAACAAACTGAAGACAGGATATGGTTCTTTCCATATAACCCCAAAAAAAATAGGTGATGCGCTTGGCATCAATGCAACAG gagatctatttcctgagaaagttgactataagaaactttctgatgatgacaaaataatttatagaagATTCCAGGGTAAGACCCTCAAAAGTCTTACCGATGAAATGATGGAAATCGGCGTTGGCAACGAAGAGGAACGCCTGATGTTCAAGAGGATATTCATCCTCTACATACAGATGGCGTTCCTTTTGCCAACGACGATAAACAAAATATCGCCCGTGCACCTGGTCCCAATTTTTAAGATGGACGGCATAGAGGAGAGAAACAGGGGGGGCAT AATggactcaagaaaaagaaagcagaggCAAGAGGAGTCAGATTCTGATTCAGAATCTGAATCTGAACCAAGTGATGA GAGCGAAGAATCATCACCtgcggagaaggagaagaaaaagaaaaaaacaaaaacaactccAAAAAA TGAGAGATATGAAATATCAAGTGACGAACTCGATGAATGGCTAATGGAAAACGTTGATAAATCTGCTGCAGAGGG GGACAACCAAGCTGACCTGCGATCGACAGAAGGTCGCTATGTGTCCTCTGAAAC ACTACCGGCTGTGAACTTGAgaagtgatgatccttcctcTCAAGGACGCACAGAACAGAGTAGTGTAAACCAACCGTCTCagagcat gttgaCTCCGACTAATTCGAATATGATGGTTGTTAGGGAACAAACACCGTCGGAAGCGCTTGCAAT aGTCCCGATCCAATTTTTTGTGCCCCCATCCCAGCAAACAACCACTGACGCAGATTCCGAACCAACCCCTATGCTACAGATTGAAGGGGCTAGAGAAAC CACTCCTGAAACCCCCAAACAACTTCAAGAAACAACACCCAAGCTTCCCCCAGCTCCAACAAAAAT TCATCCAGACGCCGAGGAAGCTGCTGCCCTGTTGATGATGGCACGGACAGCAAGCTATGTTCCTAAAACAGATCTGCCgatgccatcattcagccttggATTGACAGATTCAAGCCAGGAGGGGGCATCGACGCAGGAGACAGAAAGGGAAAAATCTCCAGAAGCTGCaactaaaaaattaagttcgcatccatat ACTGTTGAAATGTGGCAAtccttcagatttttgctcctGTTTGCCACTCGGGACATTGGTGGTTATGGCTGA